A part of Curtobacterium sp. MCLR17_036 genomic DNA contains:
- a CDS encoding sugar ABC transporter permease, translating into MSKTDETLTAATPTASAADLQDERLLRDQGIGGAAKAFVRRVRGGDIGSLPVVVGLIVIWAVFQALSPDFLSPGNLVNLALQCAAVGTIAIGIVLVLLLGEIDLSVGSVSGLAAAILGQGLTTLGWPLWLVIVVALAVGAAAGLLYGLLFTRFGVPSFVITLAGLLGFLGLQLLILGPNGSINLPYDSPIVQFASASYLPPWLAYVLAAVAAGGLFATEVRRAARRRRAGLSTSALSLTIAKSVALFIGLGVMVWYLSRDFGTGTSFVFFVVLVVLMNFVLKRTRWGRSVFAVGGNVEAARRSGIRVNRIYISVFVLTSLFATIGGILAAARLNSASLSSGAGDTNLNAIAAAVIGGTSLFGGRGSAWSALLGIIVIQSISNGLTLLSLDSSIRYMITGAVLLLAVIIDSLSRRSRASHGAA; encoded by the coding sequence ATGAGCAAGACCGACGAGACCCTCACCGCGGCGACGCCGACCGCGTCGGCGGCCGACCTGCAGGACGAACGGCTCCTGCGCGACCAGGGCATCGGGGGTGCCGCCAAGGCGTTCGTCCGCCGGGTGCGCGGCGGTGACATCGGCTCGCTGCCGGTCGTCGTCGGCCTCATCGTCATCTGGGCGGTGTTCCAGGCGCTGTCGCCCGACTTCCTGTCGCCGGGGAACCTCGTGAACCTCGCACTGCAGTGCGCCGCCGTCGGCACCATCGCGATCGGCATCGTCCTGGTGCTGCTGCTCGGCGAGATCGACCTGTCGGTCGGCAGCGTCAGCGGACTCGCGGCCGCCATCCTCGGCCAGGGGCTGACGACGCTCGGCTGGCCGCTGTGGCTCGTCATCGTCGTCGCCCTCGCGGTCGGCGCCGCGGCCGGCCTGCTCTACGGCCTGCTGTTCACGCGCTTCGGCGTGCCGAGCTTCGTCATCACGCTCGCGGGGCTGCTCGGCTTCCTCGGGTTGCAGCTGCTCATCCTCGGCCCGAACGGCTCGATCAACCTGCCGTACGACTCGCCGATCGTGCAGTTCGCCTCGGCGTCGTACCTGCCGCCGTGGCTCGCCTACGTGCTCGCGGCCGTGGCCGCCGGCGGCCTGTTCGCCACCGAGGTGCGTCGCGCCGCCCGACGCCGTCGTGCCGGTCTGTCGACGAGCGCGCTGTCGCTCACGATCGCGAAGTCGGTCGCGCTGTTCATCGGCCTCGGGGTCATGGTCTGGTACCTGTCCCGCGACTTCGGCACCGGCACCTCGTTCGTGTTCTTCGTCGTGCTCGTGGTGCTCATGAACTTCGTGCTGAAGCGCACCCGCTGGGGTCGCTCGGTCTTCGCCGTCGGCGGCAATGTCGAGGCCGCCCGCCGGTCCGGCATCCGGGTGAACCGGATCTACATCTCGGTGTTCGTGCTCACGTCGCTCTTCGCCACGATCGGCGGCATCCTCGCCGCCGCCCGCCTCAACTCGGCGAGCCTGTCCTCGGGCGCGGGCGACACGAACCTCAACGCCATCGCCGCCGCCGTCATCGGCGGGACGAGCCTGTTCGGCGGCCGGGGGAGCGCCTGGTCGGCACTCCTCGGCATCATCGTCATCCAGTCGATCTCGAACGGGCTGACCCTGCTCAGCCTCGACTCGTCGATCCGCTACATGATCACCGGCGCGGTCCTGCTGCTCGCCGTGATCATCGACTCGCTGTCGCGGCGCAGCCGCGCCAGCCACGGCGCGGCCTGA
- a CDS encoding ATP-binding cassette domain-containing protein: MSLRGISKRFGAVQALSDIDLDVFPGEVVAIVGDNGAGKSTFVKILAGVYTPDGGTITFDGDEVSVPNPAAAQTLGIATVFQDLALADNLDVVSNLYLGREIAHPLLDEEEMERRSWELLQQLAARIPSVRIPIASLSGGQRQTVAIARSLIGEPQVVILDEPTAALGVAQTAEVLNLVERLRERGLGVVLISHNLADVQAVADRVAVLRLGRNNGTFRIDDVSYEEIIAAITGATDNAVTRRAAARTEQEPTA; the protein is encoded by the coding sequence ATGTCCCTGCGGGGGATCTCCAAGCGGTTCGGCGCCGTCCAGGCCCTCAGCGACATCGACCTCGACGTGTTCCCCGGCGAGGTCGTCGCCATCGTCGGGGACAACGGCGCCGGCAAGTCGACGTTCGTGAAGATCCTCGCCGGGGTCTACACGCCCGACGGCGGCACCATCACGTTCGACGGCGACGAGGTCTCCGTCCCCAACCCGGCGGCGGCGCAGACGCTCGGCATCGCGACGGTGTTCCAGGACCTCGCACTCGCCGACAACCTCGACGTGGTGTCGAACCTGTACCTCGGCCGCGAGATCGCGCACCCCCTGCTCGACGAGGAGGAGATGGAGCGGCGCTCGTGGGAGCTGCTCCAGCAGCTCGCCGCCCGGATCCCCTCCGTGCGGATCCCCATCGCGTCGCTGTCCGGCGGGCAGCGGCAGACGGTCGCCATCGCCCGTTCGCTCATCGGCGAGCCGCAGGTCGTCATCCTCGACGAGCCGACCGCGGCCCTCGGCGTCGCGCAGACCGCCGAGGTGCTCAACCTGGTCGAGCGGCTCCGCGAACGCGGTCTCGGCGTCGTGCTCATCAGCCACAACCTCGCCGACGTCCAGGCGGTGGCCGACCGGGTCGCCGTCCTGCGACTGGGCCGCAACAACGGGACGTTCCGCATCGACGACGTCTCCTACGAGGAGATCATCGCGGCGATCACCGGCGCCACCGACAACGCCGTCACCCGCCGCGCCGCCGCCAGGACCGAACAGGAGCCGACAGCATGA
- a CDS encoding sugar ABC transporter substrate-binding protein, with translation MKKSTTRAMLGVSALLLAITTLAGCSNGADAGTGSGGGGGDASKAKIGLLLPDSVTARYASADRPLFTAEVKKQCSGCSVVYANADGDASKQLQQAQSMLTQGVKVLVLDPFDGEAAASIVQQAKAKKVPVISYDRLIDSPDLSYYISFDNEKVGELQGQALVDALKAKKVPEGSGIIMVNGSPTDNNASQFKKGAHSVIDDSGYKVLAEYDTPGWDPAKAQDWAAGQISKLGADKITGVYAANDDTGGGVIAALKSAGVSELPPVTGQDASLAGIQRILAGEQYMTVYKAFKPEASKAADLAIQFAKGDTPKGDTTVQTAGGASVQSTLLDPVAVTTDNVESTVVKDGLYEVSKICTSQYAAACTSAGIK, from the coding sequence ATGAAGAAATCCACCACACGAGCGATGCTGGGCGTCAGCGCCCTGCTGCTCGCGATCACCACCCTGGCCGGCTGTTCCAACGGAGCCGACGCGGGGACCGGTTCCGGCGGCGGGGGCGGCGACGCCTCGAAGGCGAAGATCGGGCTGCTCCTGCCCGACTCCGTCACCGCCCGCTACGCAAGCGCAGACCGCCCGCTCTTCACCGCCGAGGTGAAGAAGCAGTGCAGCGGCTGCTCCGTCGTCTACGCGAACGCCGACGGCGACGCGTCGAAGCAGCTGCAGCAGGCCCAGTCGATGCTCACGCAGGGCGTCAAGGTCCTGGTCCTCGACCCGTTCGACGGCGAGGCGGCAGCGTCCATCGTGCAGCAGGCCAAGGCCAAGAAGGTCCCGGTCATCTCCTACGACCGGCTCATCGACAGCCCCGACCTGAGCTACTACATCTCGTTCGACAACGAGAAGGTCGGTGAGCTCCAGGGGCAGGCCCTCGTCGACGCCCTCAAGGCGAAGAAGGTCCCGGAGGGCTCGGGCATCATCATGGTGAACGGCTCGCCGACCGACAACAACGCCTCGCAGTTCAAGAAGGGCGCGCACTCGGTCATCGACGACAGTGGTTACAAGGTGCTCGCCGAGTACGACACCCCCGGGTGGGACCCGGCCAAGGCGCAGGACTGGGCGGCCGGCCAGATCAGCAAGCTCGGCGCGGACAAGATCACCGGCGTCTACGCGGCGAACGACGACACCGGCGGGGGCGTCATCGCGGCCCTCAAGTCGGCCGGCGTGAGCGAGCTCCCGCCCGTCACCGGACAGGACGCCTCGCTCGCCGGCATCCAGCGGATCCTCGCGGGTGAGCAGTACATGACCGTCTACAAGGCGTTCAAGCCCGAGGCGTCGAAGGCCGCCGACCTCGCGATCCAGTTCGCGAAGGGCGACACCCCGAAGGGCGACACCACGGTGCAGACCGCCGGTGGCGCGAGCGTGCAGTCCACGCTGCTCGACCCGGTGGCCGTGACCACCGACAACGTCGAGTCGACGGTGGTCAAGGACGGCCTCTACGAGGTGTCGAAGATCTGCACCTCGCAGTACGCCGCCGCCTGCACCAGCGCCGGCATCAAGTAG
- a CDS encoding ROK family transcriptional regulator codes for MSEPRRSPGNQASLREANRGRVVSAVKRHGGLTQVELAGVTGLSPATVSNIVKELVATGALHATPSTSSGRRALRVTLPHGLGLVAGVHVSPRHLRLALSDLNGAVLAERHTPLARDHRADAELDKTALLVLDMVESIESSVDEVLSVGLAVAAPIDARTGMTARGGILRGWDGIELGRSLARRLDKPVQVDNSANLAALAEHRSGAARGRDTVVTLDVGNGIGAGLVLDGRLFRGHHGIAGEFGHTPVVPNGPICRCGNRGCLEAVAGAPAVLEGVRDEVGTLKLADLILRAMAGDQVCMRAVADAGRAIGAAAVGLCNVIDPERVVVTGEFARAGELLLGPMRHALESSLIVDVAGTPDVVQGQLGEKAAVTGALAVAIEAVDVRRVR; via the coding sequence GTGTCAGAGCCGCGCCGCAGTCCGGGGAACCAAGCTTCACTGCGTGAAGCCAACCGGGGTCGAGTGGTCAGCGCGGTCAAGCGCCACGGCGGGTTGACGCAGGTCGAGCTCGCCGGCGTGACCGGGCTCTCGCCCGCGACGGTCTCGAACATCGTCAAGGAGCTCGTCGCGACCGGTGCCCTGCACGCCACGCCGAGCACGTCGAGCGGCCGTCGCGCCCTGCGCGTCACCCTGCCGCACGGTCTCGGGTTGGTCGCCGGGGTGCACGTGTCGCCGCGGCACCTGCGCCTGGCGCTGTCCGACCTGAACGGCGCCGTGCTGGCCGAGCGGCACACGCCGCTCGCCCGCGACCACCGGGCGGACGCCGAGCTCGACAAGACCGCGCTGCTCGTGCTCGACATGGTGGAGTCGATCGAGTCCTCGGTGGACGAGGTGCTCTCGGTGGGCCTCGCGGTCGCCGCTCCGATCGACGCGAGGACGGGCATGACCGCGCGCGGCGGGATCCTGCGGGGCTGGGACGGGATCGAGCTCGGGCGGTCGCTCGCCCGGCGGCTCGACAAGCCCGTGCAGGTGGACAACTCGGCGAACCTCGCGGCGCTCGCCGAGCACCGCAGCGGCGCGGCCCGCGGCCGCGACACCGTCGTGACGCTCGACGTCGGGAACGGCATCGGCGCCGGCCTCGTGCTCGACGGGCGCCTGTTCCGCGGGCACCACGGCATCGCGGGGGAGTTCGGGCACACCCCGGTCGTGCCGAACGGCCCCATCTGCCGGTGCGGCAACCGCGGCTGCCTCGAGGCCGTGGCGGGGGCGCCGGCCGTGCTCGAGGGGGTGCGGGACGAGGTGGGGACGCTGAAGCTCGCCGACCTCATCCTGCGGGCGATGGCCGGCGACCAGGTCTGCATGCGCGCGGTCGCCGACGCCGGTCGGGCGATCGGTGCGGCAGCGGTCGGGCTCTGCAACGTCATCGACCCGGAGCGCGTCGTCGTCACCGGGGAGTTCGCCCGCGCCGGGGAGCTGCTGCTCGGCCCGATGCGGCACGCGCTGGAGTCATCGCTCATCGTCGACGTCGCGGGCACCCCGGACGTCGTGCAGGGCCAGCTCGGCGAGAAGGCCGCGGTCACCGGAGCGCTGGCCGTGGCGATCGAGGCGGTCGACGTCAGGCGCGTGCGCTGA
- a CDS encoding acyltransferase family protein: MSTATPGERGPAHRQRDATRWDIQGLRAVAVAAVVVYHLWPHALPGGFVGVDVFFVISGFLITGILVREQVATGTIRLGRFWSRRAKRLLPAAFLTILVTGGVVLLAVPSALWGQYGRELIASTLYVQNWVLAADSVDYLASAAAPSPFQHFWSLSVEEQFYIALPLLLLGLGAAVRGRLRPLAAARLLLGAVVVLSLVCSVVQTHTNPGVAYFSTATRAWEFALGGLVATVHLPEVRTLVARRVRLIGAGTGAAAVALSLVVVTPDTAFPGIAALLPVAGAALVVLFGAGTVVESAGALGPVAFTGRISYALYLWHWPLVVVLPILLGRPLDGLTKTAVLLVAVGLATATTLWFEEPVRTAAWLRDLQPLRVVALGVICTFTVVTLGASTLTAVRIQQVHAATVTEQVTTDNEDDAESCFGAAAAIGSADPCVDPTLADVRVPDPASAADDDANRSECWHGTFRTCVLGKETGWSKHLLVIGDSHSNALLGAYERIADDNGWRIDLAGTGGCYLTTAQQDAPTPATMRGCNKWKHQAIAFVEEHRDADALVVTHSTTQRPVSLPAGRARDAATRNGLVDAWRQAAGTELPVIAIRDNPVPRPDVVTCVSRMSGDTDTSCDRPRAEALGQTDSTAEAVQAFRAVGGRAAMVDLSDRYCSDTSCPAVVGGVLVYRDSTHITATWASSLEPYLAQALQRRLAAFER, translated from the coding sequence GTGAGTACTGCAACGCCGGGCGAGCGGGGCCCCGCGCACCGCCAGCGCGACGCGACACGGTGGGACATCCAGGGCCTCCGCGCCGTGGCGGTCGCCGCCGTCGTCGTCTACCACCTGTGGCCGCACGCCCTGCCCGGCGGGTTCGTCGGGGTCGACGTCTTCTTCGTCATCTCCGGCTTCCTCATCACCGGGATCCTGGTGCGCGAGCAGGTCGCGACCGGCACGATCCGGCTCGGACGGTTCTGGTCGCGGCGGGCGAAACGCCTGCTGCCGGCGGCGTTCCTCACCATCCTGGTGACCGGCGGCGTCGTGCTGCTCGCCGTGCCGAGCGCGCTCTGGGGCCAGTACGGCCGCGAGCTCATCGCGTCGACCCTGTACGTGCAGAACTGGGTGCTCGCTGCGGACTCCGTCGACTACCTGGCATCAGCCGCCGCTCCTTCGCCCTTCCAGCACTTCTGGTCGCTGTCGGTCGAGGAGCAGTTCTACATCGCGTTGCCGCTCCTGCTGCTCGGGCTGGGGGCCGCGGTGCGGGGACGGCTCCGACCGCTCGCCGCCGCCCGGCTCCTGCTCGGCGCGGTCGTCGTCCTGTCGCTCGTGTGCAGCGTCGTCCAGACCCACACGAACCCCGGCGTCGCGTACTTCTCCACCGCGACCCGGGCGTGGGAGTTCGCCCTCGGCGGCCTCGTCGCGACCGTCCACCTGCCCGAGGTGCGCACCCTCGTCGCCCGACGCGTCCGCCTCATCGGCGCCGGCACCGGCGCCGCAGCCGTCGCGCTCTCGCTCGTCGTCGTCACGCCGGACACCGCGTTCCCCGGGATCGCGGCGCTGCTGCCGGTGGCCGGAGCGGCCCTCGTGGTCCTGTTCGGCGCCGGCACGGTCGTCGAGTCCGCCGGTGCGCTCGGCCCCGTCGCCTTCACCGGCCGGATCTCGTACGCGCTGTACCTGTGGCACTGGCCGCTCGTGGTCGTCCTGCCGATCCTGCTCGGCCGCCCGCTGGACGGGCTGACGAAGACGGCCGTGCTCCTCGTCGCGGTGGGCCTGGCGACCGCGACGACGCTCTGGTTCGAGGAACCCGTGCGCACCGCCGCCTGGCTCCGCGACCTGCAACCCCTGCGGGTCGTCGCGCTCGGTGTCATCTGCACCTTCACCGTCGTCACGCTCGGGGCCTCGACGCTGACCGCCGTGCGCATCCAGCAGGTCCACGCCGCCACCGTCACCGAGCAGGTCACGACCGACAACGAGGACGACGCCGAGTCCTGCTTCGGCGCCGCGGCCGCGATCGGCTCGGCCGACCCCTGCGTCGACCCGACGTTGGCCGACGTGCGGGTCCCCGACCCCGCGTCGGCAGCGGACGACGACGCGAACCGCAGCGAGTGCTGGCACGGGACGTTCCGGACCTGCGTGCTCGGCAAGGAGACCGGCTGGTCGAAGCACCTGCTCGTCATCGGCGACTCGCACAGCAACGCCCTGCTCGGCGCGTACGAGAGGATCGCCGACGACAACGGCTGGCGCATCGACCTGGCCGGCACGGGCGGCTGCTACCTGACGACCGCCCAGCAGGACGCCCCCACGCCGGCGACGATGCGCGGCTGCAACAAGTGGAAGCACCAGGCCATCGCCTTCGTCGAGGAGCACCGCGACGCCGACGCCCTCGTCGTCACGCACTCCACCACCCAGCGGCCGGTGAGCCTGCCCGCCGGACGCGCACGCGACGCCGCCACCCGGAACGGCCTGGTCGACGCGTGGCGCCAGGCGGCCGGCACGGAGCTCCCGGTCATCGCCATCCGCGACAACCCGGTCCCCCGGCCCGACGTCGTCACGTGCGTGAGCCGGATGTCCGGCGACACCGACACCTCGTGCGACCGTCCGCGGGCCGAGGCGCTCGGCCAGACCGACTCGACGGCCGAGGCCGTGCAGGCGTTCCGCGCGGTCGGGGGTCGCGCGGCGATGGTCGACCTGTCCGACCGGTACTGCTCGGACACCTCGTGCCCGGCGGTCGTCGGCGGCGTGCTCGTCTACCGGGACTCGACCCACATCACCGCGACGTGGGCGTCGTCCTTGGAGCCGTACCTGGCGCAGGCACTGCAGCGGCGGTTGGCCGCCTTCGAGCGCTGA
- a CDS encoding GNAT family N-acetyltransferase produces the protein MSVSVRPVLAADRERWSALYAGYRAFYALPDDPEAVDTTWRWVSTGEHGITGLVAVDDTAGSSDLLGLANVRRFARPSSATTGLYLDDLFTDPAARGRGVATALLHEAGALAAREGASVVRWITSADNATARRVYDRVAAATPWVTYDLVPGRDR, from the coding sequence ATGAGCGTCTCCGTCCGCCCCGTCCTCGCCGCCGACCGTGAGCGCTGGTCCGCGCTCTACGCCGGCTACCGCGCGTTCTACGCCCTGCCCGACGACCCCGAGGCGGTCGACACGACCTGGCGCTGGGTGTCGACGGGGGAGCACGGCATCACCGGACTGGTCGCCGTGGACGACACCGCCGGTTCCTCGGACCTGCTCGGTCTCGCGAACGTCCGTCGGTTCGCCCGGCCGTCCTCGGCGACCACCGGCCTGTACCTCGACGACCTGTTCACCGACCCGGCGGCTCGTGGCCGCGGTGTCGCGACGGCGCTCCTGCACGAGGCGGGGGCCCTCGCCGCGCGCGAGGGAGCCAGCGTCGTCCGGTGGATCACCTCGGCGGACAACGCGACGGCGCGGCGCGTGTACGACCGGGTCGCGGCGGCGACCCCGTGGGTGACGTACGACCTGGTGCCGGGGCGCGACCGCTAG
- a CDS encoding dienelactone hydrolase family protein, translated as MTTIDDVLQTVPEPAGADIRVEPVHYDHEGTDLLGVLAKDAAVAGPRPAVLVVHDWHGVNEHVEARVTMLARLGYVAFGADIYGAGVRPGDDTAGQVAGSFYQDLPLLRARATAGLERLRQDPEVDPSRIVVMGYCFGGSTALELARTGADLVGAVSFHGGLIAHDPADVSAVRAKLLVLTGGADPIVPDEAVHAWQDEMRTAPEVDWQVVTYSGAMHAFAVPGTDAPDHGAQYQERADRRSWQALRVFLAEVFDEEAAAL; from the coding sequence GTGACCACCATCGACGACGTCCTGCAGACCGTTCCCGAACCCGCCGGTGCCGACATCCGTGTCGAGCCCGTCCACTACGACCACGAGGGCACCGACCTGCTCGGTGTCCTCGCCAAGGACGCTGCCGTCGCCGGGCCCCGCCCGGCCGTCCTCGTCGTGCACGACTGGCACGGCGTCAACGAGCACGTCGAGGCGCGGGTCACCATGCTCGCGCGTCTCGGCTACGTCGCCTTCGGCGCGGACATCTACGGCGCCGGCGTGCGACCGGGCGACGACACCGCCGGCCAGGTCGCCGGATCGTTCTACCAGGACCTGCCGCTGCTCCGCGCCCGTGCGACCGCCGGCCTCGAACGGCTGCGTCAGGACCCCGAGGTCGACCCGTCGCGCATCGTCGTGATGGGCTACTGCTTCGGCGGTTCCACGGCGCTCGAGCTCGCCCGGACCGGGGCCGACCTGGTCGGTGCGGTCTCCTTCCACGGCGGCCTCATCGCCCACGACCCCGCCGACGTGTCGGCCGTCCGCGCGAAGCTGCTCGTGCTGACCGGCGGAGCGGACCCGATCGTGCCGGACGAGGCCGTGCACGCCTGGCAGGACGAGATGCGCACCGCACCCGAGGTCGACTGGCAGGTCGTGACGTACTCCGGCGCGATGCACGCGTTCGCGGTGCCGGGGACCGATGCGCCCGACCACGGCGCGCAGTACCAGGAGCGGGCGGACCGTCGCTCGTGGCAGGCGCTGCGCGTGTTCCTGGCCGAGGTCTTCGACGAGGAGGCCGCGGCGCTCTGA
- a CDS encoding glucose-6-phosphate dehydrogenase has protein sequence MSSLQTSLLILGASGDLSKRLLLPGLATLLDVKEDWEVQLVGAGVEDLSHDDWKQLVHDAFADAQGSKNEEDEGAHAEAPLSERLQAVVDASTYRKADVTDQDDLRALLDACDHDPAIYFALPPAVTEKSCAQLAHLDLPPHTRLALEKPFGTDAASAEHLNDLLHSFVPEERIHRVDHFLGRSTVLNLIGLRFANRIIEPLLSSQHVERVDIVYDETLGLEGRARYYDKAGALTDMIQSHLLQVMAVVAMEAPASIDADDLRTQKELVLRAVRPWGGDVVASGKRARYTAGTVGDRELPSYVDEDGVDPSLGTETLAQLTLEIANWRWAGVPFTLRSGKALAKQRREILITFKESPHVPVGLTGVAHPDRLRIWIAPDEMQLELNVNGPGDPYTIDHTSLDTTFNPGRLSAYGEVLAGVLEGDATLSVRGDSAVQGWKVVEPYLQAWRSGETPLDDYAAGSEGPEAWDNIDG, from the coding sequence ATGTCGAGCCTCCAGACCAGCCTGCTCATCCTCGGAGCGAGCGGCGACCTGTCCAAGCGCCTGCTCCTGCCGGGCCTCGCCACCCTGCTGGACGTCAAGGAGGACTGGGAGGTCCAGCTCGTCGGCGCCGGCGTGGAGGACCTGTCGCACGACGACTGGAAGCAGCTCGTGCACGACGCCTTCGCCGACGCGCAGGGCTCGAAGAACGAGGAGGACGAGGGCGCGCACGCCGAGGCGCCGCTGTCGGAGCGGCTGCAGGCGGTCGTGGACGCCTCGACCTACCGCAAGGCGGACGTGACCGACCAGGACGACCTCCGGGCGCTCCTCGACGCGTGCGACCACGACCCGGCGATCTACTTCGCGCTGCCCCCTGCGGTCACCGAGAAGAGCTGCGCGCAGCTCGCGCACCTAGACCTGCCCCCGCACACCCGGCTGGCGCTCGAGAAGCCGTTCGGCACCGACGCGGCGAGTGCCGAGCACCTCAACGACCTGCTGCACTCGTTCGTGCCCGAGGAGCGGATCCACCGCGTCGACCACTTCCTCGGCCGGTCCACGGTGCTCAACCTCATCGGCCTGCGGTTCGCGAACCGCATCATCGAACCGCTGCTGTCGTCGCAGCACGTCGAGCGCGTCGACATCGTCTACGACGAGACCCTCGGTCTCGAGGGGCGCGCCCGCTACTACGACAAGGCCGGCGCCCTCACGGACATGATCCAGAGCCACCTGCTGCAGGTGATGGCCGTCGTCGCGATGGAGGCACCGGCCTCGATCGACGCCGACGACCTGCGCACGCAGAAGGAGCTCGTCCTCCGCGCCGTCCGGCCGTGGGGCGGCGACGTCGTCGCGTCCGGCAAGCGCGCCCGGTACACGGCGGGCACGGTCGGCGACCGCGAGCTGCCGTCGTACGTCGACGAGGACGGCGTCGACCCGTCGCTCGGCACCGAGACCCTCGCCCAGCTGACGCTCGAGATCGCGAACTGGCGGTGGGCGGGCGTGCCGTTCACGCTCCGCTCCGGCAAGGCGCTCGCGAAGCAGCGGCGCGAGATCCTCATCACCTTCAAGGAGTCCCCGCACGTGCCGGTCGGCCTCACCGGGGTCGCGCACCCGGACCGCCTGCGGATCTGGATCGCGCCGGACGAGATGCAGCTCGAGCTCAACGTGAACGGCCCCGGCGACCCGTACACGATCGACCACACCTCGCTCGACACGACCTTCAACCCGGGCCGGTTGAGCGCCTACGGCGAGGTGCTCGCCGGGGTGCTCGAGGGCGACGCGACGCTGTCCGTCCGCGGCGACAGCGCCGTGCAGGGATGGAAGGTCGTCGAGCCGTACCTGCAGGCGTGGCGCTCGGGGGAGACCCCGCTCGACGACTACGCGGCAGGGTCGGAGGGGCCGGAGGCCTGGGACAACATCGACGGCTGA
- a CDS encoding Gfo/Idh/MocA family oxidoreductase has protein sequence MSSGYGERRLRVAVVGTGMIAGVHARAARAAGAEVLGVLGRNAARSAQVAAQLDLPRGYASLDEVIADAPDVVHVCTPNDQHHPQALAVIAAGIHVVCEKPLATDPPRAAELVAAAADAGVVATVPFVYRYHPMVREVRARIADGELGRFLAVHGHYLQDWMLDEDASSWRVDPTASGSSRAFADIGSHWCDLVEFVTGERFTSVSAVTDVVYPTRPAASGPSFSGSPDPDPVADATERAEVTTEDTAVATFRTAAGRIGNVVVSQVAAGRKNRLWFEVDGTRGSAAFDQEQPESAWFGNERGAQIVVRDPTQGYPDQRRVAVVPAGHPQGYLDAFAAFVADTYAAVRGESPDGLPTFADGARAADVVAAVVGSAADDTWREVPTR, from the coding sequence ATGAGCAGTGGGTACGGGGAGCGACGCCTGCGCGTCGCCGTGGTCGGCACCGGCATGATCGCGGGGGTCCACGCCCGCGCGGCCCGGGCCGCCGGCGCCGAGGTGCTCGGCGTGCTCGGCCGGAATGCCGCCAGGTCCGCGCAGGTCGCGGCGCAGCTCGACCTGCCGCGCGGGTACGCCTCGCTCGACGAGGTCATCGCCGACGCGCCCGACGTCGTGCACGTGTGCACCCCGAACGACCAGCACCACCCGCAGGCACTCGCCGTGATCGCCGCCGGCATCCACGTGGTGTGCGAGAAGCCCCTGGCGACCGACCCGCCTCGGGCCGCCGAGCTGGTCGCGGCGGCGGCCGACGCCGGCGTGGTCGCGACGGTGCCGTTCGTGTACCGCTACCACCCGATGGTCCGCGAGGTCCGGGCGCGCATCGCCGACGGGGAGCTCGGTCGGTTCCTCGCCGTGCACGGGCACTACCTGCAGGACTGGATGCTCGACGAGGACGCCTCGAGCTGGCGGGTCGACCCGACCGCGAGCGGGTCCTCGCGTGCGTTCGCGGACATCGGTTCGCACTGGTGCGACCTCGTGGAGTTCGTCACCGGCGAGCGGTTCACCTCGGTGTCGGCCGTGACCGACGTCGTGTACCCGACCCGACCGGCCGCCTCGGGACCCTCGTTCTCCGGATCGCCCGACCCGGACCCGGTGGCGGACGCGACGGAGCGGGCCGAGGTCACCACCGAGGACACCGCGGTCGCGACGTTCCGGACCGCCGCCGGACGCATCGGCAACGTGGTCGTGTCGCAGGTGGCCGCCGGGCGGAAGAACCGGCTGTGGTTCGAGGTCGACGGCACCCGTGGTTCGGCGGCGTTCGACCAGGAGCAGCCGGAGTCGGCGTGGTTCGGCAACGAGCGCGGTGCGCAGATCGTGGTGCGCGACCCGACGCAGGGGTACCCGGACCAGCGGCGGGTCGCCGTCGTGCCGGCCGGGCACCCGCAGGGGTACCTCGACGCCTTCGCGGCCTTCGTCGCGGACACGTACGCCGCGGTCCGCGGGGAGTCCCCCGACGGCCTGCCGACCTTCGCGGACGGAGCACGTGCCGCGGACGTCGTCGCCGCCGTGGTCGGGTCCGCCGCCGACGACACGTGGCGCGAGGTCCCCACCCGGTAG